The following are from one region of the Streptomyces tuirus genome:
- a CDS encoding peptidoglycan-binding protein, giving the protein MESPVFTEIDPASDCDCPGCVHWRRALPHSWPGRAGAHPAAHRALALAAVASAALGAGHAVPAAAAPHAPHRPGIPTGDEPDTPQGATAPLHGPRGRPAEPPVAPKPTAISRTDIINRAKTWVAAKVPYSMSAYWSDGYRQDCSGYVSMAWKLPGNEWTGSLAQYGEKISKEELLPGDILLFHNASDPEQGSHVTIFGGWTDASHTSYTAYEQTRPHTRRQSTPYAYWNNSDRYVPYRYKGVTPEEPVPGKDGGQPGAPAATPYPGAAYFGPGANNKYVTQLGRMLVERGAGGSYASGPGPRWTDADRRATRAFQTAQGWTGAEADGLPGPHTWELLVTGKGKDVKDGAVGPPPASHGVPGYPGRAMFRPGANNTFVTQLGRQLVLKGFGRFYRVGPGPIWSEADRRAVEAFQRTQGWRGGAADGYPGPETWRRLFS; this is encoded by the coding sequence ATGGAGTCTCCGGTATTCACGGAAATCGACCCCGCGAGCGACTGCGACTGCCCCGGCTGCGTCCACTGGCGGCGCGCCCTGCCGCATTCCTGGCCGGGCCGGGCCGGCGCCCACCCGGCCGCGCACCGGGCCCTCGCCCTGGCCGCCGTGGCCTCGGCCGCACTCGGCGCGGGCCACGCCGTCCCGGCCGCCGCCGCCCCGCACGCACCCCACCGCCCGGGCATTCCCACAGGTGACGAGCCCGACACCCCCCAGGGGGCCACGGCCCCGCTGCACGGCCCACGAGGCCGTCCGGCCGAGCCCCCGGTCGCTCCCAAGCCCACCGCCATCAGCCGCACGGACATCATCAACCGGGCCAAGACCTGGGTCGCCGCGAAGGTGCCGTACAGCATGAGCGCCTATTGGTCCGACGGTTACCGGCAGGACTGCTCCGGCTATGTCTCGATGGCCTGGAAGCTGCCCGGAAACGAATGGACGGGCAGCCTCGCGCAGTACGGGGAGAAGATTTCCAAGGAGGAACTCCTGCCGGGTGACATTCTGCTGTTCCACAATGCGTCCGACCCCGAGCAAGGCTCGCACGTCACCATTTTCGGCGGCTGGACGGACGCGTCGCACACCTCCTACACCGCCTACGAGCAGACCCGCCCGCACACCCGCCGGCAGTCCACCCCGTACGCCTACTGGAACAACTCCGACCGGTACGTGCCCTACCGCTACAAGGGCGTGACCCCGGAGGAGCCGGTGCCCGGGAAGGACGGCGGCCAGCCCGGCGCCCCGGCCGCCACGCCGTACCCCGGAGCGGCGTATTTCGGCCCCGGCGCGAACAACAAGTACGTCACGCAGCTCGGCCGCATGCTCGTCGAGCGCGGGGCCGGCGGTTCCTACGCGTCGGGCCCGGGGCCGCGCTGGACCGACGCCGACCGGAGGGCGACCCGGGCGTTCCAGACGGCGCAGGGCTGGACGGGCGCGGAGGCCGACGGACTGCCCGGCCCGCACACCTGGGAGCTGCTGGTCACCGGCAAGGGCAAGGACGTCAAGGACGGAGCGGTCGGCCCGCCGCCCGCCTCCCACGGCGTCCCCGGCTACCCGGGGCGGGCGATGTTCCGCCCCGGCGCGAACAACACCTTTGTCACCCAGCTGGGCAGACAGCTCGTGCTGAAGGGGTTCGGCAGGTTCTACCGGGTCGGGCCGGGGCCGATCTGGAGCGAGGCCGACCGGCGGGCCGTCGAGGCCTTCCAGCGCACCCAGGGCTGGCGGGGCGGCGCGGCGGACGGCTACCCCGGGCCGGAGACCTGGCGACGCCTCTTCTCGTAG
- a CDS encoding FadR/GntR family transcriptional regulator: MAARDLQERIKKLIIDRRLASGAPLPTEPALMEHLGASRNSVREALKALQAMGIVEIRHGFGTYVGPMSLAPMIEGLAFRTVAGHYRGEDSLLQLLELREAVETGLVSRLAGRLPEADLVELDALVDRMEEQAARGAGLAETDRAFHATLYRGLDNVLLCEVLEAFWDAFHRVRTDLGGEPQDPKVTCRQHREILDAVRSGDSMRAEEAIREHFGNIRARLSTTAPQGPHTRHNERV; encoded by the coding sequence ATGGCAGCGCGTGACCTACAAGAGCGGATCAAGAAGCTCATCATCGACCGCCGGCTGGCCTCCGGGGCCCCGCTGCCGACCGAGCCCGCACTGATGGAGCACCTCGGCGCGAGCCGGAACTCGGTGCGGGAGGCGCTGAAGGCGCTCCAGGCGATGGGCATCGTGGAGATCCGGCACGGCTTCGGCACCTACGTCGGCCCGATGTCCCTGGCCCCGATGATCGAGGGCCTCGCCTTCCGCACGGTCGCCGGGCACTACCGGGGCGAGGACTCCCTGCTCCAGTTGCTGGAGCTGAGGGAGGCGGTGGAGACGGGGCTCGTGTCCCGGCTCGCCGGCCGGCTACCGGAAGCGGACCTCGTTGAACTGGACGCGCTCGTCGACCGTATGGAAGAGCAGGCCGCGCGCGGAGCCGGTCTCGCCGAGACCGACCGGGCCTTCCACGCCACCCTTTACCGGGGGCTGGACAACGTACTGCTGTGCGAGGTCCTGGAGGCGTTCTGGGACGCCTTCCACCGGGTCCGAACGGACCTCGGGGGCGAGCCGCAGGATCCGAAGGTGACCTGCCGGCAGCACCGGGAGATCCTCGACGCGGTGCGGTCCGGGGACTCGATGCGGGCGGAGGAGGCCATAAGGGAGCACTTCGGCAACATCCGCGCCCGCTTGTCCACAACGGCTCCACAGGGTCCCCACACCCGCCACAATGAACGCGTTTGA
- a CDS encoding LPXTG cell wall anchor domain-containing protein gives MRLCTPAHLCLAAAAAAAALLPGAVPAHADAPAPSCAAPDDHTFPLTTRIHGGPDTYTAGGGFGTWYVDLTNTTDRTCTGIHPVVVLVDDKRALEPSQPHLEFFDRGQAHHVRFEKTGEDELVGAFADEEDRFAGFTVEPGGTVTVKVRLTLTSDAVPNDVTANAAVVQRHDDDGDWVGQSNDYRFGIDGGGTGTDADADADADAGTDTGTGTGTGTEPRPDSSASVPPREDRFPFAEELAATGTGTQVAAAAAALLLTGGGVLLVARRRR, from the coding sequence ATGCGACTCTGCACGCCCGCTCATCTCTGCCTGGCGGCGGCAGCGGCGGCCGCCGCCCTGCTCCCCGGTGCTGTCCCGGCGCACGCGGACGCCCCGGCGCCCTCCTGTGCCGCGCCCGACGACCACACCTTCCCGCTCACCACCCGCATCCACGGCGGGCCGGACACCTACACGGCCGGGGGCGGGTTCGGGACCTGGTACGTCGACCTGACCAACACCACCGACCGGACCTGCACCGGTATCCACCCTGTCGTCGTGCTCGTCGACGACAAGCGGGCCCTGGAACCCTCCCAGCCGCACCTGGAGTTCTTCGACCGCGGGCAAGCCCACCACGTGCGGTTCGAGAAGACCGGCGAGGACGAACTCGTCGGGGCGTTCGCCGACGAGGAGGACCGGTTCGCCGGGTTCACCGTCGAGCCCGGCGGAACCGTCACCGTGAAGGTGCGGCTCACCCTCACCTCGGACGCCGTGCCCAACGACGTCACGGCCAACGCCGCGGTGGTGCAGCGGCACGACGACGACGGCGACTGGGTCGGACAGTCGAACGACTACCGGTTCGGGATCGACGGCGGTGGGACGGGGACCGACGCCGACGCCGACGCCGACGCCGACGCCGGCACGGACACCGGCACCGGCACCGGCACGGGTACGGAACCCCGCCCCGACTCCAGCGCCTCCGTCCCGCCCCGCGAGGACCGGTTCCCCTTCGCGGAGGAACTGGCCGCCACCGGAACCGGCACCCAGGTCGCCGCGGCGGCCGCGGCCCTGCTGCTCACCGGCGGCGGGGTACTCCTCGTCGCACGCCGCCGCCGCTGA
- the glxA gene encoding radical copper oxidase GlxA codes for MNDRAGRRRARRLAIGTAVVLALAGMNGPWLYRFSTEKYHQYKINKPEYKAANGKWEIVDFPEEYRQNTIHAALLRTGKVLLVAGSGNDQDNFDAKKFDTRIWDPVKGTVKKVPTPADLFCTGHTQLANGNLLIAGGTKRYEKLEGDVTKAGGLMIVHNENPDAPITLPAGTTFTGKKNGKTFVSKDPVLVPRAKKVFDKATGKFLRNDPGLGRIYVEAQKRGKKFETGTQDNYRVHGLKGSAAKNTYGIAQKLALDKKDFQGIRDAFEFDPVAEKYIKVDPMKEARWYPTLTTLSDGKILSVSGLDDIGQLVPGKNEVFDPKTKKWTYTGKVRQFPTYPALFLMQNGKIFYSGSNAGYGPDNVGREPGVWDVDTNRFSKIPGLSDPTLMETSGTVLLPPAQDETYMVVGGGGVGESEKSSEKTRIVDLKKANPSFEDGPSLDKGTRYPSASVLPDDSVLISGGSEDYRGRGDSNILEARLYDAERNELKRVADPLVGRNYHSGSILLPDGRVMFFGSDSLYADKANTKPGEFEQRIEIYTPPYLYGDGDQPSLSGGPQTIERGGTGTFTSSDASRVKKVRLIRPSAATHVTDVDQRSIALHFKASGDKLTVTVPENRNLVQAGWYMLFVTDADGTPSKAQWVKVP; via the coding sequence ATGAACGACCGTGCAGGCCGCCGCCGGGCCCGTCGACTCGCGATCGGCACGGCGGTGGTACTCGCGCTGGCCGGGATGAACGGGCCGTGGCTCTACCGCTTCAGCACCGAGAAATACCACCAGTACAAGATCAACAAGCCGGAGTACAAGGCCGCGAACGGCAAGTGGGAGATCGTCGACTTCCCCGAGGAGTACCGGCAGAACACCATCCACGCGGCGCTGCTGCGCACCGGCAAGGTGCTGCTCGTCGCGGGGTCGGGCAACGACCAGGACAACTTCGACGCGAAGAAGTTCGACACCCGGATCTGGGACCCGGTCAAGGGCACCGTCAAGAAGGTCCCCACCCCGGCCGACCTGTTCTGCACCGGCCACACCCAGCTCGCCAACGGCAATCTGCTGATCGCCGGCGGCACCAAGCGCTACGAGAAGCTCGAGGGTGACGTCACCAAGGCCGGCGGCCTGATGATCGTCCACAACGAGAACCCGGACGCCCCGATAACCCTGCCCGCGGGCACCACGTTCACCGGCAAGAAGAACGGCAAGACCTTCGTCTCCAAGGACCCGGTGCTCGTACCGCGCGCCAAGAAGGTCTTCGACAAGGCGACCGGCAAGTTCCTGCGCAACGACCCCGGTCTCGGCCGGATCTACGTCGAGGCGCAGAAGCGGGGCAAGAAGTTCGAGACGGGTACGCAGGACAACTACCGCGTGCACGGCCTGAAGGGCTCCGCCGCCAAGAACACCTACGGCATCGCGCAGAAGCTCGCCCTGGACAAGAAGGACTTCCAGGGCATCCGGGACGCCTTCGAGTTCGACCCGGTGGCCGAGAAGTACATCAAGGTCGACCCGATGAAGGAGGCCCGCTGGTACCCGACGCTCACCACCCTGAGCGACGGGAAGATCCTCAGCGTCTCCGGCCTCGACGACATCGGCCAGCTGGTCCCGGGCAAGAACGAGGTGTTCGACCCGAAGACCAAGAAGTGGACCTACACCGGCAAGGTCCGGCAGTTCCCGACCTATCCGGCGCTGTTCCTCATGCAGAACGGCAAGATCTTCTACTCGGGGTCCAACGCGGGCTACGGGCCGGACAACGTGGGCCGTGAGCCGGGCGTGTGGGACGTCGACACCAACAGGTTCTCGAAGATCCCGGGCCTGAGCGACCCCACGCTGATGGAGACGTCCGGCACGGTGCTGCTGCCTCCGGCGCAGGACGAGACGTACATGGTGGTCGGCGGCGGCGGCGTCGGCGAGTCCGAGAAGTCCAGCGAGAAGACCCGGATCGTCGACCTGAAGAAGGCGAACCCGAGCTTCGAGGACGGCCCGTCCCTGGACAAGGGCACGCGCTACCCGAGCGCCTCGGTCCTGCCCGACGACAGTGTGCTGATCTCCGGCGGTTCGGAGGACTACCGCGGCCGCGGTGACTCCAACATCCTCGAGGCGCGGCTGTACGACGCGGAGAGGAACGAGCTGAAGCGCGTCGCCGACCCGCTCGTGGGCCGCAACTACCACTCCGGTTCGATTCTGCTGCCCGACGGCCGCGTGATGTTCTTCGGCTCCGACTCGCTCTACGCCGACAAGGCCAACACCAAGCCGGGCGAGTTCGAGCAGCGCATCGAGATCTACACGCCGCCGTACCTGTACGGCGACGGGGACCAGCCTTCGCTGTCGGGCGGGCCGCAGACCATCGAGCGCGGCGGCACGGGGACGTTCACCTCGTCGGACGCCTCTCGGGTCAAGAAGGTCCGGCTGATCCGGCCGAGCGCCGCCACGCATGTCACGGACGTCGACCAGCGGTCGATCGCCCTGCACTTCAAGGCGTCCGGCGACAAGCTGACGGTGACCGTGCCGGAGAACCGGAACCTGGTCCAGGCGGGCTGGTACATGCTGTTCGTGACGGACGCCGACGGGACCCCGAGCAAGGCGCAGTGGGTCAAGGTGCCCTGA
- a CDS encoding class F sortase, producing MHDHDHDHLQKRFSGTGRLLTGMAWVVLLLGLWLWGREVTEMRHGISAPATGDMAAAGRPPDIKLPPEHRPLGDALPQRVDIPGLGIQAPVVARGLDARGAPDPPPYDQPDVVGWYSGGVAPGAPGTALMVGHVDTDSRPAVFYKVSAMRPGQTIRVIRADAKVAEFTVESVQVLTRDRFDAHQAYGPRESGRAELRLVTCGGSFDRTTRSYTANVVVSAYLTGTGL from the coding sequence ATGCACGATCACGATCACGATCACCTGCAGAAACGCTTCTCGGGCACCGGCCGGCTGCTGACCGGCATGGCCTGGGTCGTGCTGCTGCTCGGGCTGTGGCTGTGGGGCCGTGAGGTCACCGAGATGCGGCACGGCATCTCGGCCCCCGCCACGGGCGACATGGCGGCGGCCGGACGCCCCCCGGACATCAAGCTGCCGCCCGAGCACCGGCCGCTGGGCGACGCGCTGCCGCAGCGCGTCGACATCCCCGGGCTCGGCATCCAGGCCCCGGTGGTGGCACGCGGCCTCGACGCACGCGGGGCGCCCGATCCGCCGCCGTACGACCAGCCGGACGTGGTCGGCTGGTACTCCGGAGGGGTCGCCCCCGGGGCACCCGGCACCGCGCTGATGGTCGGTCACGTCGACACCGACAGCCGGCCCGCCGTCTTCTACAAGGTCAGTGCCATGCGGCCGGGCCAGACGATCCGGGTGATCCGGGCCGACGCCAAGGTCGCCGAGTTCACCGTCGAGTCCGTGCAGGTCCTCACCCGCGACCGCTTCGACGCCCACCAGGCGTACGGGCCCCGCGAGTCGGGGCGGGCCGAACTGCGGCTGGTCACGTGCGGCGGCAGCTTCGACCGCACGACCCGCAGCTACACCGCCAACGTGGTCGTCTCGGCGTACCTGACCGGAACCGGCCTCTGA
- a CDS encoding SPFH domain-containing protein yields the protein MSTTTSHPSEPDGPADGPVRPARLIQNEATTEIPVHLLFRDDPDPAPVPLKPAVVGRRQGTGEQPRLRRPAVAAPKRPVPQVDPDLAERPARVLPGAVGVLAGACGAAGCVATSWWAGLLPPLAGEVLRLPVHAGAGLGLAQWAAYAGAGALGLFGLGGLARGRTGRAWVLDLFGRYRGTVRRSGLLWVNPLLLRRRVDVRLRHWRSEPVPAADGSGVALRVVVLVVWRVRDTARAMLGVEDHEAYLRECVEAGLARVRVEMPGGPRGAGDAAGEVLTRLVAADAAPVGLEVFSVQPVRVEYAPEVAAAMHRRRIAALDAQHRASVLTSVVDSVEDTVTRLTMRGLVELDDYERKVLVKDLTVAFCAGRGETAP from the coding sequence ATGAGTACGACCACTTCCCACCCGTCCGAGCCCGACGGACCGGCCGACGGACCGGTCCGGCCCGCCCGGCTCATCCAGAACGAGGCCACCACCGAGATCCCCGTCCACCTGCTGTTCCGCGACGACCCCGACCCGGCGCCGGTGCCGCTGAAGCCGGCCGTCGTCGGACGGAGGCAGGGCACGGGGGAGCAACCGAGGCTGCGGCGCCCGGCGGTCGCCGCCCCGAAGCGCCCGGTGCCGCAGGTCGATCCCGATCTGGCGGAGCGGCCCGCGCGGGTGCTGCCCGGCGCGGTGGGCGTGCTGGCCGGAGCCTGCGGCGCGGCCGGGTGCGTGGCGACCTCCTGGTGGGCGGGGTTGCTGCCGCCGCTCGCTGGGGAGGTGCTGCGGCTGCCCGTCCACGCCGGGGCCGGGCTCGGTCTCGCCCAGTGGGCGGCGTACGCCGGGGCCGGGGCGCTCGGGCTGTTCGGGCTCGGCGGGCTCGCCCGGGGCCGTACCGGGCGGGCCTGGGTGCTGGACCTTTTCGGCCGCTACCGGGGGACCGTCCGGCGCTCCGGTCTGCTGTGGGTGAATCCGCTGCTGCTGCGCCGCCGGGTGGACGTGCGGCTGCGGCACTGGCGCAGCGAGCCCGTGCCCGCGGCCGACGGGAGCGGGGTCGCGCTGCGGGTGGTCGTCCTGGTGGTGTGGCGGGTGCGGGACACCGCCCGGGCCATGCTGGGCGTCGAGGACCACGAGGCGTACTTGCGCGAGTGCGTCGAGGCGGGACTGGCCCGGGTGCGGGTGGAGATGCCGGGCGGCCCGAGGGGCGCCGGGGACGCGGCGGGCGAGGTGCTGACCCGGCTGGTGGCGGCGGACGCGGCCCCGGTCGGCCTGGAGGTGTTCTCGGTGCAGCCGGTCCGTGTGGAGTACGCCCCCGAGGTCGCCGCCGCGATGCACCGCCGCCGGATCGCCGCGCTGGACGCCCAGCACCGGGCGAGCGTGCTCACCTCGGTCGTGGACTCGGTGGAGGACACGGTGACCCGGCTGACCATGCGGGGCCTGGTGGAACTCGACGACTACGAGCGCAAGGTGCTGGTGAAGGACCTGACGGTGGCGTTCTGCGCCGGCCGGGGCGAAACAGCTCCGTGA
- a CDS encoding glycoside hydrolase family 6 protein, whose translation MYGSRGAGAFAGRRMSAAVLGAALLVTGCSSSDGGDGSDKGADAGAGITQQPKEKAPFWVNPDGTAARQVAALEKSGKKQDAEQIRKIAEQPVAEWVGPDNPQEQTQGFTEAADKAGRTALLVLYNIPHRDCGQYSQGGAADGNAYREWLDGVAAGIGDRAATVVLEPDALLHLVDGCTPEQFHEERYDLLKGAVAKLKSLKNTKVYLDAGNAGWQQPDQIFESLNRAGIAQADGFSVNVSNFYSTKDSIAYGKQLSAKVGGKHFVIDTSRNGKGPYGAGNPDERWCNPPGRSLGETPTTKTADPLVDAYLWVKRPGESDGECKGGPKAGQWWGDYALKLAKATG comes from the coding sequence ATGTACGGCAGCAGGGGGGCGGGGGCGTTCGCCGGGAGGCGGATGTCCGCAGCGGTGCTGGGGGCGGCACTGCTGGTGACGGGGTGTTCCTCCTCCGACGGAGGAGACGGATCGGACAAGGGCGCCGACGCGGGCGCCGGGATCACCCAACAGCCCAAGGAAAAAGCCCCGTTCTGGGTCAACCCGGACGGGACCGCGGCGCGGCAGGTCGCCGCCCTGGAGAAGTCCGGCAAGAAGCAGGACGCCGAGCAGATCCGCAAGATCGCCGAGCAGCCGGTCGCCGAGTGGGTCGGCCCGGACAACCCGCAGGAGCAGACGCAGGGCTTCACCGAGGCCGCCGACAAGGCCGGCCGTACGGCCCTGCTCGTCCTCTACAACATCCCGCACCGCGACTGCGGCCAGTACTCGCAGGGCGGCGCCGCCGACGGCAACGCCTACCGCGAGTGGCTCGACGGCGTCGCCGCGGGCATCGGCGACCGGGCCGCCACGGTCGTCCTGGAGCCGGACGCCCTGCTGCACCTGGTCGACGGCTGCACCCCGGAGCAGTTCCACGAGGAGCGCTACGACCTCCTCAAGGGCGCCGTCGCCAAGCTGAAGTCCCTGAAGAACACGAAGGTCTACCTGGACGCGGGCAACGCCGGCTGGCAGCAACCCGACCAGATCTTCGAGTCCCTGAACCGCGCGGGCATCGCCCAGGCCGACGGCTTCTCGGTGAACGTCTCCAACTTCTACTCCACCAAGGACTCCATCGCCTACGGCAAGCAGCTCTCCGCCAAGGTGGGCGGCAAGCACTTCGTCATCGACACCAGCCGCAACGGCAAGGGCCCCTACGGCGCCGGCAACCCCGACGAGCGCTGGTGCAACCCGCCGGGCCGCTCCCTGGGCGAGACCCCGACGACGAAGACGGCGGACCCGCTGGTCGACGCCTATCTGTGGGTGAAGCGTCCGGGCGAGTCGGACGGCGAGTGCAAGGGCGGGCCCAAGGCGGGCCAGTGGTGGGGGGACTACGCCCTGAAGCTGGCGAAGGCCACCGGCTGA
- a CDS encoding glycosyltransferase family 2 protein — protein MTSRPTGARQENDPSQTTQLRVPSHRMSTTGTFRRIKKTLPRYDYEHYSRLAGPLTQPDPGKPYKVQYRSLISQEPHRIRVALMLAAAPVLSLVLLFWLLQPEHWTERDYPAFEWLPALDMVMLVSIGLIEFFRCMNVLSNAHATLVARDPIPVVPETGTRVAFLTSFVPGKEPLEMVTKTLEAAVKIRHRGLMHVWLLDEGDDPDVKAVCERLGVHHFSRKGVAKWNQAKGPHRAKTKHGNYNAWLEAHGDDYDFFASVDTDHVPLPNYLERMLGFFRDPDVGFVIGPQVYGNYDNPITKAAESQQFLFHALIQRAGNRYGSPMFVGTSNAVRIKALKQIGGLYDSITEDMATGFEMHRHKNPATGKKWRSVYTPDVLAVGEGPSAWTDFFTQQMRWSRGTYETIIGQYWKGWYSLPPSKLFNYTMMIIFYPMSALNWILAALSCCLFLGLGASGVNIDPAVWLMLYGNASALQIGLYVWNRRHNVSPHEPEGSGGVAGMVMSALSAPLYAKALIDSMLRRKSKFVVTPKGDSASPDRWFATFRYHWYFIAIFGASIAAGFVFGHSHPAMIIWATFALLITASPVFAWRWQLKQDAKKHAASDEGRPQDPAGAPRPQPLPIPQQPTGHTPQAKPTWAATPGAHGEVGGSDQTMQIALGGLGGRKE, from the coding sequence ATGACGTCGAGGCCCACGGGTGCCCGGCAGGAAAACGACCCGTCCCAGACCACCCAGCTCAGGGTGCCTTCGCACCGGATGAGCACGACGGGGACGTTCCGGCGGATCAAAAAGACACTGCCGAGATACGACTACGAGCACTACAGCCGGCTCGCGGGTCCCCTCACCCAGCCGGATCCGGGCAAGCCGTACAAGGTGCAGTACCGCTCGCTCATCTCGCAGGAACCGCACCGTATACGCGTGGCCCTGATGCTGGCCGCCGCCCCGGTGCTGTCCCTGGTGCTGCTGTTCTGGCTGCTCCAGCCCGAGCACTGGACCGAGCGCGACTACCCTGCCTTCGAATGGCTGCCCGCGCTCGACATGGTCATGCTCGTCTCGATCGGGCTGATCGAGTTCTTCCGCTGCATGAACGTGCTGTCGAACGCGCACGCCACGCTGGTGGCCCGCGACCCGATCCCGGTGGTGCCCGAGACCGGCACCAGAGTGGCCTTCCTCACCTCCTTCGTGCCCGGCAAGGAGCCGCTGGAGATGGTGACGAAGACCCTGGAGGCGGCCGTGAAGATCCGTCACCGGGGCCTGATGCACGTATGGCTGCTCGACGAGGGCGACGACCCCGATGTGAAGGCGGTCTGCGAGCGCCTCGGCGTGCACCACTTCTCCCGCAAGGGCGTCGCGAAGTGGAACCAGGCCAAGGGTCCGCACCGCGCCAAGACCAAGCACGGCAACTACAACGCCTGGCTCGAGGCGCACGGCGACGACTACGACTTCTTCGCCTCGGTCGACACCGACCACGTGCCGCTGCCCAACTACCTGGAGCGGATGCTCGGCTTCTTCCGCGACCCGGACGTCGGTTTCGTCATCGGCCCGCAGGTCTACGGCAACTACGACAACCCGATCACCAAGGCCGCCGAGTCGCAGCAGTTCCTCTTCCACGCGCTGATCCAGCGCGCCGGCAACCGCTACGGCTCCCCGATGTTCGTCGGCACGTCCAACGCCGTGCGCATCAAGGCGCTGAAGCAGATCGGCGGTCTGTACGACTCGATCACCGAGGACATGGCGACCGGCTTCGAGATGCACCGCCACAAGAACCCGGCGACGGGGAAGAAGTGGCGCTCGGTGTACACGCCGGACGTGCTCGCCGTCGGTGAGGGCCCCAGTGCCTGGACGGACTTCTTCACCCAGCAGATGCGCTGGTCGCGAGGGACCTACGAGACGATCATCGGGCAGTACTGGAAGGGCTGGTACTCGCTGCCGCCGAGCAAGCTCTTCAACTACACGATGATGATCATCTTCTACCCGATGTCGGCCCTCAACTGGATCCTGGCGGCGCTGAGCTGCTGCCTGTTCCTGGGCCTGGGCGCCTCGGGTGTGAACATCGACCCGGCGGTCTGGCTGATGCTCTACGGCAACGCCTCCGCCCTGCAGATCGGCCTGTACGTCTGGAACCGCCGGCACAACGTCTCACCGCACGAGCCGGAGGGCTCCGGCGGTGTGGCCGGCATGGTGATGTCCGCGCTGTCGGCGCCGCTGTACGCGAAGGCGCTGATCGACTCCATGCTGCGGCGCAAGAGCAAGTTCGTGGTCACGCCCAAGGGCGACTCGGCCAGCCCGGACCGCTGGTTCGCCACGTTCCGCTACCACTGGTACTTCATCGCGATCTTCGGCGCCTCGATCGCCGCGGGCTTCGTCTTCGGCCACTCCCACCCCGCGATGATCATCTGGGCGACGTTCGCGCTGCTGATCACCGCATCGCCGGTGTTCGCCTGGCGCTGGCAGCTGAAGCAGGACGCGAAGAAGCACGCCGCCTCCGACGAGGGCCGGCCGCAGGACCCTGCGGGAGCGCCCCGGCCCCAGCCGCTGCCCATCCCGCAGCAGCCGACCGGGCACACCCCGCAAGCGAAGCCCACGTGGGCCGCGACCCCGGGCGCACACGGGGAGGTCGGGGGATCCGACCAGACCATGCAGATCGCCCTTGGTGGACTTGGGGGACGTAAGGAATGA
- a CDS encoding HAD-IIA family hydrolase — MADRKPIESWLTDMDGVLIHEGVPIPGADAFLKKLRESGKPFLVLTNNSMYTPRDLHARLRRMGLDVPIESIWTSALATAQFLDDQRPGGSAYVIGEAGLTTALHDIGYILTDHEPDYVVLGETRTYSFTAMTKAVRLILGGARFICTNPDETGPSSEGPLPATGAVAALITRATGKKPYFAGKPNPLMMRTGLNAIGAHSETSAMIGDRMDTDVLAGMEAGMQTFLVLTGLTRPDQVDGFPYRPSQVVDSIADLVDRV, encoded by the coding sequence ATGGCAGACCGCAAGCCCATCGAGTCGTGGCTCACCGACATGGACGGCGTGCTCATCCACGAGGGCGTACCGATCCCCGGTGCCGACGCCTTCCTGAAGAAACTGCGCGAGTCGGGGAAGCCCTTCCTGGTCCTCACCAACAACTCGATGTACACCCCGCGCGACCTGCACGCCCGGCTGCGCCGCATGGGCCTGGACGTGCCGATCGAGTCGATCTGGACCTCGGCCCTGGCCACCGCCCAGTTCCTGGACGACCAGCGGCCGGGCGGCTCGGCGTATGTCATCGGCGAGGCGGGGCTGACCACCGCGCTGCACGACATCGGCTACATCCTGACCGACCACGAGCCGGACTACGTCGTCCTCGGCGAGACCCGTACGTACTCCTTCACGGCCATGACGAAGGCGGTGCGGCTCATCCTCGGCGGCGCCCGGTTCATCTGCACCAACCCCGACGAGACGGGCCCCTCCTCCGAGGGACCGCTGCCCGCGACCGGTGCGGTGGCCGCGCTGATCACCCGGGCGACCGGCAAGAAGCCGTACTTCGCGGGCAAGCCGAACCCGCTGATGATGCGGACCGGGCTGAACGCCATCGGGGCGCACTCCGAGACCAGCGCGATGATCGGCGACCGCATGGACACCGACGTGCTGGCCGGCATGGAGGCCGGGATGCAGACGTTCCTGGTGCTCACCGGTCTGACCCGGCCCGACCAGGTCGACGGTTTCCCCTACCGGCCGTCGCAGGTCGTGGACTCGATCGCGGACCTCGTCGACCGGGTCTGA